A genome region from Arachis duranensis cultivar V14167 chromosome 8, aradu.V14167.gnm2.J7QH, whole genome shotgun sequence includes the following:
- the LOC107460076 gene encoding lysophospholipid acyltransferase LPEAT1 isoform X1, whose translation MVMQVGSMESELKTLNSKDLKPNGISKSNIGDGEGEGDDRPLLKSSDSTTTTSDTIEDMEKKYAAFVRRDAYGTMGRGDLPAKEKLLLGFALVTLLPIRVVLAMTILVFYYVICRVCTLFSSPNRDDEQEDYAHMGGWRRAVIVRCGRALSRSMLFIFGFYWIPESHIPDHHDADGNGSSFTHTKNGDKTQPEVGRPGVVISNHVSYLDILYHMSSVFPSFVAKRSVSKLPFVGLISKCLGCVYVQRESKSSDFKGVSAIVTERIREAHQNESAPVMMLFPEGTTTNGEYLLPFKTGGFLAKAPVLPVILRYHYKRFSPAWDSISGVRHVIFLLCQFVNYVEVIRLPVYYPSQQEKDDPKLYANNVRRLMATEGNLILADIGLAEKRIYHAALNGNNSLPSVLHQKDD comes from the exons ATGGTTATGCAAGTTGGAAGCATGGAGTCAGAACTGAAAACCCTAAATTCCAAAGACCTCAAACCCAATGGAATCTCCAAATCCAACATCGGGGATGGAGAAGGTGAAGGTGACGATCGCCCTCTGCTCAAGTCCTCCGACTCCACCACCACAACATCCGACACCATTGAAGACATGGAGAAGAAATACGCCGCCTTCGTCCGCCGCGACGCGTACGGCACCATGGGCCGGGGCGACCTCCCGGCAAAGGAGAAGCTCCTCTTGGGATTCGCGCTCGTCACGCTGCTCCCCATACGAGTCGTGCTTGCTATGACCATCCTGGTGTTCTACTACGTCATCTGTCGCGTGTGCACTCTATTTTCTTCTCCTAACCGCGACGACGAGCAGGAGGATTACGCTCACATGGGCGGGTGGCGTAGGGCAGTTATTGTTCGCTGCGGGAGAGCTCTATCGAGGTCCATGCTCTTTATCTTCGGCTTCTATTGGATCCCCGAGTCTCATATCCCTGATCATCACGATGCAGATGGAAATGGAAGCTCCTTCACTCACACAAAG AATGGAGACAAAACTCAGCCAGAAGTGGGAAGACCTGGCGTAGTAATATCTAATCATGTGTCGTACTTGGATATTTTGTATCACATGTCCTCTGTATTCCCCAGTTTTGTTGCTAAG AGATCTGTGTCTAAGCTTCCATTCGTCGGGCTCATCAG CAAGTGCCTTGGATGTGTCTATGTTCAGCGGGAATCAAAATCATCAGACTTCAAGGGCGTTTCTG CGATCGTCACTGAAAGAATTCGAGAAGCTCATCAAAATGAGTCTGCTCCAGTAATGATGCTATTCCCAG AAGGTACAACCACAAATGGAGAGTACCTCCTTCCATTCAAGACAGGAGGTTTTTTAGCAAAAGCACCAGTACTTCCTGTAATTTTACGATACCATTACAAGAGGTTTAGCCCTGCCTGGGATTCCATATCCGGG GTGCGTCATGTGATTTTTCTCCTATGTCAATTTGTAAATTATGTGGAGGTGATTCGGTTACCTGTTTACTATCCCTCACAGCAGGAGAAGGATGACCCTAAACTATATGCCAATAATGTTAGAAGATTGATGGCTACTGAG GGTAATTTGATACTTGCTGACATTGGACTCGCTGAAAAACGAATATATCATGCTGCTCTGAATGGTAATAATAGTCTGCCTAGTGTTTTGCATCAGAAAGACGATTGA
- the LOC107460076 gene encoding lysophospholipid acyltransferase LPEAT1 isoform X2, with product MVMQVGSMESELKTLNSKDLKPNGISKSNIGDGEGEGDDRPLLKSSDSTTTTSDTIEDMEKKYAAFVRRDAYGTMGRGDLPAKEKLLLGFALVTLLPIRVVLAMTILVFYYVICRVCTLFSSPNRDDEQEDYAHMGGWRRAVIVRCGRALSRSMLFIFGFYWIPESHIPDHHDADGNGSSFTHTKNGDKTQPEVGRPGVVISNHVSYLDILYHMSSVFPSFVAKRSVSKLPFVGLISKCLGCVYVQRESKSSDFKGVSAIVTERIREAHQNESAPVMMLFPEGTTTNGEYLLPFKTGGFLAKAPVLPVILRYHYKRFSPAWDSISGVRHVIFLLCQFVNYVEVIRLPVYYPSQQEKDDPKLYANNVRRLMATEGNLILADIGLAEKRIYHAALNGLFSQC from the exons ATGGTTATGCAAGTTGGAAGCATGGAGTCAGAACTGAAAACCCTAAATTCCAAAGACCTCAAACCCAATGGAATCTCCAAATCCAACATCGGGGATGGAGAAGGTGAAGGTGACGATCGCCCTCTGCTCAAGTCCTCCGACTCCACCACCACAACATCCGACACCATTGAAGACATGGAGAAGAAATACGCCGCCTTCGTCCGCCGCGACGCGTACGGCACCATGGGCCGGGGCGACCTCCCGGCAAAGGAGAAGCTCCTCTTGGGATTCGCGCTCGTCACGCTGCTCCCCATACGAGTCGTGCTTGCTATGACCATCCTGGTGTTCTACTACGTCATCTGTCGCGTGTGCACTCTATTTTCTTCTCCTAACCGCGACGACGAGCAGGAGGATTACGCTCACATGGGCGGGTGGCGTAGGGCAGTTATTGTTCGCTGCGGGAGAGCTCTATCGAGGTCCATGCTCTTTATCTTCGGCTTCTATTGGATCCCCGAGTCTCATATCCCTGATCATCACGATGCAGATGGAAATGGAAGCTCCTTCACTCACACAAAG AATGGAGACAAAACTCAGCCAGAAGTGGGAAGACCTGGCGTAGTAATATCTAATCATGTGTCGTACTTGGATATTTTGTATCACATGTCCTCTGTATTCCCCAGTTTTGTTGCTAAG AGATCTGTGTCTAAGCTTCCATTCGTCGGGCTCATCAG CAAGTGCCTTGGATGTGTCTATGTTCAGCGGGAATCAAAATCATCAGACTTCAAGGGCGTTTCTG CGATCGTCACTGAAAGAATTCGAGAAGCTCATCAAAATGAGTCTGCTCCAGTAATGATGCTATTCCCAG AAGGTACAACCACAAATGGAGAGTACCTCCTTCCATTCAAGACAGGAGGTTTTTTAGCAAAAGCACCAGTACTTCCTGTAATTTTACGATACCATTACAAGAGGTTTAGCCCTGCCTGGGATTCCATATCCGGG GTGCGTCATGTGATTTTTCTCCTATGTCAATTTGTAAATTATGTGGAGGTGATTCGGTTACCTGTTTACTATCCCTCACAGCAGGAGAAGGATGACCCTAAACTATATGCCAATAATGTTAGAAGATTGATGGCTACTGAG GGTAATTTGATACTTGCTGACATTGGACTCGCTGAAAAACGAATATATCATGCTGCTCTGAATG GTTTGTTTTCCCAATGCTAA
- the LOC107460094 gene encoding J domain-containing protein required for chloroplast accumulation response 1 — translation MERFYSSSYSSQQGESAFYTSPSTPSRNSDVDFNDVFGGPPRRSSINSEIRHSLSYSRLQDLSQEGEGEEGEVPSSCAWRPERERPVFGGEDFVNRRRYSNKNSDFYDDIFRGDESPIRNRDQSQSPFPNRVLSPSLADPLSSSLPSNFSLPAKLSKGMDLPTFGYSTRRRNPLNNLNDGFGASDGVGSSDSHLSRFSTPPTKHKEDPKNASKPAYRQSLLSKEFSDIESNMKQDQSNSNGQFHFSIYKWASKGVPMVMPLRTERKDKLKFERSSSAKECVASEITTQNDSPASYKASLLSRSTRQDGSNSRTTIQNGADSIRITEQRASSKAQSETMSSSQTVTKDDPGSPISSTHSASEKTFSGKKEAASGNQKLETKTLRSLLNESNAIAKQDYNEITRRERQNESKMKITKELSNFDNVNPNKREETTVSVKAVEHSKAASPGSLNFGENMGKDRIKGKVKEFVRIFNQEAATKPRVEPKSEGSLYKQRDALRTKNGADEYSEQSKKESSRVESSNGSSNNLSQQDDISASATPDISFTVIGDKDGSFHGNFTIQVLAEDENDDLKSQDNKAIQVIDKKIQQWSKGKEANIRSLLSTLQLVLWPECGWKPVPLVDIIEGNAVKRAYQRALLCLHPDKLQQKGAASHQKYIAEKVFDILQEAWTQFNMLGAL, via the exons atggaGAGGTTTTActcctcttcttattcttcacaACAAGGGGAAAGCGCTTTCTACACGAGTCCAAGCACGCCAAGCAGAAACTCCGATGTGGATTTCAACGATGTGTTCGGAGGGCCGCCACGGCGGTCTTCCATTAACAGCGAGATTCGGCATAGCCTCAGCTACAGCAGGTTGCAGGATTTGAGtcaagaaggagaaggagaagaaggcgAGGTTCCAAGTTCGTGTGCGTGGCGTCCGGAGCGGGAGAGACCGGTGTTTGGAGGGGAAGATTTCGTGAATCGGAGGCGTTATTCAAACAAGAACAGTGACTTCTACGATGATATATTCAGAGGCGATGAGTCTCCGATCAGGAATAGGGATCAGAGTCAGAGCCCTTTCCCCAACAGAGTTTTGAGCCCTTCCCTTGCTGACCCTCTCTCCTCTTCTCTACCTTCGAACTTCAG TCTTCCTGCCAAATTGTCAAAAGGGATGGACCTTCCAACATTTGGTTACTCTACCAGACGTAGGAACCCACTTAACAACTTAAATGATGGTTTTGGTGCTTCGGATGGAGTAGGCTCTTCAGATTCTCATCTTTCAAGATTTTCAACCCCACCAACCAAGCACAAGGAGGATCCAAAGAATGCTTCAAAACCCGCTTATCGGCAGAGTCTTCTATCGAAAGAGTTTTCAGATATAGAAAGTAACATGAAACAAGACCAATCTAACAGTAATGGCCAATTTCATTTCTCAATATACAAATGGGCAAGTAAAGGGGTGCCAATGGTTATGCCTCTTAGGACAGAGAGAAAAGATAAGCTTAAATTTGAAAGAAGCTCAAGCGCCAAGGAATGTGTGGCCAGTGAGATTACCACACAAAATGATAGTCCTGCATCATACAAAGCCTCCTTGTTATCGAGAAGCACAAGACAAGATGGATCAAATTCTCGTACAACTATTCAAAATGGGGCAGATTCTATTCGAATCACAGAACAAAGAGCTTCTTCCAAAGCTCAATCAGAGACGATGAGCAGCTCTCAAACTGTAACTAAAGATGATCCTGGTAGTCCTATCTCATCTACTCATTCTGCGAGTGAGAAAACCTTCTCTGGAAAAAAAGAAGCAGCAAGTGGAAATCAGAAGCTTGAGACCAAAACATTACGTTCACTGTTAAATGAAAGTAATGCAATAGCGAAACAAG ATTATAATGAGATCACTCGAAGAGAGAGACAAAATGAAAGTAAGATGAAAATCACAAAAGAGTTGTCTAATTTTGATAACGTGAATCCAAATAAACGAGAAGAAACGACTGTTTCTGTGAAAGCTGTAGAGCATAGCAAAGCTGCATCCCCTGGTTCCTTGAACTTTGGTGAGAATATGGGGAAAGACCGCATTAAAGGAAAGGTCAAAGAATTTGTCCGAATATTCAATCAAGAAGCTGCAACAAAACCCAGAGTTGAACCCAAATCTGAGGGTTCTTTATACAAGCAAAGAGATGCTTTGAGGACAAAGAACGGA GCGGACGAGTATTCCGAACAGTCCAAGAAAGAAAGTTCCAGGGTAGAGTCCTCCAATGGGTCTTCTAATAATTTGTCTCAGCAGGATGATATCTCAGCATCAG CAACGCCAGATATTTCATTTACTGTTATTGGAGATAAGGATGGATCCTTCCATGGGAATTTCACG ATACAAGTACTAGCAgaagatgagaatgatgatttAAAAAGCCAAGATAACAAAGCAATCCAA GTCATTGACAAGAAGATACAACAATGGTCTAAAGGGAAGGAAGCAAACATACGCTCGCTACTATCGACGTTACAATTA GTGCTTTGGCCGGAGTGTGGCTGGAAGCCTGTGCCTCTTGTCGATATAATTGAAGGAAATGCGGTGAAAAGAGCTTATCAAAGAGCTTTACTTTGTCTACATCCAGATAAATTGCAGCAAAAGGGTGCTGCTTCACATCAAAAATACATTGCAGAAAAGGTTTTTGACATCTTACAG GAAGCATGGACGCAGTTCAATATGCTCGGTGCACTCTAA